The following is a genomic window from Prunus persica cultivar Lovell chromosome G7, Prunus_persica_NCBIv2, whole genome shotgun sequence.
tggttttttatattatttttagtgCTGCTGCTGCAAAGCCATGGGGGGCAGTCATCATGTGACTAAAgtcttctatatatatatatacatatatatataaaaattaataaaagtttctttttctttttcccttcactTTTTGAAGATCATAATAATTTACACAGTGTGAATGTCTGGATCTTGTCTAGCAAAAATCAACGAAGACAGCAGTTGAACACAACACATACGTTGATGGAGGCCCTTTTCATGTCTCCTAGTTGCCTGCAAGCTGCAATTGAATCGGACATGACCTCGTACAGTGCCAAGTTCTagaatataaattaatattatgtGCGTGCACTTAGCTCATTCTGAGGCCACCACAAAGTAGAAAAACTACCCCTTAATTTTAGTAAACATGATAATTATGTCGGGTTTTTGTCACTTTGCTACAATGACACATATATAAACAAAGTAAGGTAGCAACTAGTGGCTATTTGAAAATGGGATATTATCTTTGTATCCTCCTTCGTAAATTTTGAAGTTCAAACTCTAAAACTCGTATTCCCTTCCtaaatcatttttttaagtACTCCAATTATGTTTCCAGTCCACTTCTTAAAATAGGTAATTATAGATGTTCTTAGATGAAGTATATATGATATccattaaaaataacaaacgGTAATTAAACGAATTATTATTTAAGAATCTCAAACTCTCTAAAACCCCACGTTAATTGATTCTAGGTAAAGCATGTATGTTGTCCactaaaaataacaattattGTATGTGtcggttgtatatatatatcgtaTGTTAAACTCGTTCAATTAGAATAATTAAATCCACTTAGTCTATTATTATATCACCGACCAGGAATCTAACATAGTGTTTTGCTTAACCAAAAGGGAAAAGTTAGAGCCTTTATCCAGGCTTGTCTTACGTGAGAAAGTGCAAATTGGAGGGCACGAGTGCAAGCTGCAAAGGTGAAGGACGGTGTCTTCTTTCCGAAAACGGGAACTTTTATTGGATATTATTTCATGCCTTTATGCTGACAGTATCTAATAATATACTCGGCTCATTTGCTTTTCTTCTGTTTGGGAAATTTAATAGTAAGTGGGAAAACTAAACATACTCATTCTAATTACTTTCCAATGTCTCCTGCTTTGCCTCAAGGCTGCGATGAGAGTTGGAAACATTCCAATTTGCACCTTAATTATTCACAAAATCTAGCTGTCTTTAGGCCTCGCATGATAAATGGGATACTAAcaccaacatatatatactatttcttCATATAATTCTAAGCCGACgttttgtgtaattttttatgGAGAAATTTCTCGTGTAAAATCACTCTTTTAGGTTGGTTGGtcacatttaagaattttaagaatgaattttgttgttgttggctATGAATTGATTTTGCAGGGAATTGAGAAGATCAATTTTAATCgggaggtttttttaaatttttacgGAGAAACACATGAGATGTGTTTTTTTCTAAAATCActaaaaatcacttaaaataataacataAAAAAGTAGCATATATGAGGTACTTCTCTCCATATATAAGTGATTTTGACCTTCCCATGATCCCTCTCAAATCAACCCTAAAAAGAATCCCATATTTGGATTGGCAAGTTGAAATTAAGCACTGTCCTTTTTCCCATTAGTTTGCTATTAATTTGCATAAGCCGATTCTTCTATTTTAACCTCTATATTATTGACAAGAAGATGTTAAAAGAGGGTTTCCAAATCCAACctgtttttaactttttccTATATGGCATACGTGGCACGCTGGCAGGAATCTCACATGGTACTATTACTGAAGTGTACCGGGAGCATAAGGGCAGTCACCAACTTCATGTCCTTGATTTGATGAcaatataataaaacaaaaggagaaaaaaacaaaatatctgaAATATACTAATTTAAAAGCccaaataatattttacaatGCTAATCTTCACGCCCAAAGGTACCTTACAATTCTTCTTCCACATAATTATTTGTAAACTTATATATAAActctaattaatttaaactaaTACTAGCTTTCTAAACGtactaaataaaattaatttattaatgcCTCAGTCCGAattattatatgttatttgttgaaaattcTTTGTCCTGGTGAAAGTATTTTCTTGGGGTCGAACAAAGCTTTCCTCTTCTGGAAGGTTTTCCATTTCGAGCCAAAGTGGTTCATCCAACCTTGTTGTGTTTTGTAGTAGGGAAGATACTGCTTAATCTCTATACCAACACTAGCACAAAATTTTAGTATCTCTTTGTTTTGCTCCTCAAGTGCCTCCCACTCATCAAACCCACTTGAATGCAAAAATCCCACGGTGTAGAAAACTTCTTCTTCGGGCACAACTGCTGACATCCGATCATCCCATCTGCATTTAGTTTTCAAAGGTTATTAATTCGAGTTCCAAAATAATACAAAGAGAACTCGATCTGTTATTTGTaccatattttatttactaGTTATTTTGGTGACATCTctttaataaaagataagTGAGTGTCATTTTTATTAGAGACAATGAGACATGTAGTTAGTCTGAAatagttttttattataatgttTGTATAAATTATAGGAATTTGTAATCTTACTTGGTCCGGTTCATTGGGTAAAGGAGGACTGGTGCGGTGGTAATGTTTCGCTTAAGAACAATGCCCTTAAGCACGCCTGCATCAAAATCCGAGATGCGACTTTTCGGAACAAAGAGATTCAGCCATGGATGAGGAACATCCCACTGTCCTTGTGACTGAAGCTTTTCCTCTCCAGATTTAACTCTATTCAGAAACTCCACATAGGCGACATCCTTCTCGAACACAAATCCAGGAAGAAAACTCAACCCTTTGAGTAGAAGTTCAAGTTCCTgcgcccaaaaaaaaaaaaaaaaaaaaaaaattacattcaTTGAAACTAGATTGTGGGGTCTTGTTGATTTGACACCATCAATTTACTACAAGGTAGAATGTTGGTGTCATATATGGGGATTCATGTACCTTATCCACTGCCGTTTCAGTGTGTTGGTCATAATATTTGGCAACTTCCAGGGAATAGATTATGCCATGTTTGGTTACAAGAGAAATAATTCTCGAGTAAGTGGATTGTGGGAAAAAGGAGGATCTCCAATTATTAGGGGAACCCTGGTTGATTAGAAGTGAACCTTCTAAGTAATCAAGGGCATTGCTTTGTTTCCTTCCATTGACTGAAATTAAACGTTCTTGGTCTCTGGCATATGCCGAGAAGTCATTGTAAAGCATTCGCACCCACTTAACCTACAAACAAATTGATCACCAAATTTAATTGACAGAgacataattaatatataattaatcatGTAAAAATCATAGCTTATGTTAGGAGAAATGGGGTTAATTGAGTGATTATAGAATACTACACTAGTTCGGccatgtgttataatataagtggatatttattgatattattcTCTAAAAATGGGGGAAATAAACCATATTGTCCACTCATATTATAAGACGTACCACTTGATCATACTACAGTAGTATTCTATAATTCTTGAGTTAACGGGCTTCCATTCCACCaccaaacccaaaagaaaaggggaaagTTTAGAATCAAAAAAGGAGAGATTATTGTGGTTATAATTTAAGTGATGGTTGTTGTGATCCTGTTTAAGCAACATAGACAAGtcattttgaattgaaaaaaacacaaagttgAAAAAGTGCAATTGAGTCGATCAGCCTAACAAATTCGGATTTGTCTGTTTATGTTGAAATGGGAACAATATTTATGACCAAAGAGAAAGTCCAAGTCAAGATTTTATATGAATGTCTGCTGTCTGCTGAAACCGTACACGTACCCTTTTTGGAGCTGGCTCTAGGGCAATTCTTGCCCTGGTTATGATCCCAAACTGACCTAAGCCTCCAAGGACCCCAAAGAAGAGATCAGAGTTGTTTTGTGGGGAGCAAGTCACAAAATCACCTTGTCCTGGAAAATAACACAAACCTAATTAATTAGAATGATAActtgctaattaattaatcactGATTAATTAACTGTAGTGAGAtgatcatgattcatgattcATGATCAGCTGGTGGGGTGTGTGAACTTATCCTAAAAGGGTTTTCCAAACGTGTGGGGGCCCCCAAAGAACAAGCTTCAAACATGAATAAATGCGTTGGGAAACAACTGTACATTTCATGTTTCTCAACAACTTTTTTGTATCTTAGTATGCTACAAAATTGTCATCATGCTGAGACacaaaaatattaagaaaatatggagatGCTAATAAGGGAATTAGCAACTaaacaaaagagagaaaaataaggaCAAACTCATACCAGTGACGACATCCATTTCATACACATTGCTAATCTGAGGACCAAACCGGAAAGCCGAGCCGCTGATGCCGGCGTTGGAGAGGGTCCCACCGACGGTTAAGTACAAGTAGTCGGTCCACGCGACCGGTGCAAGTCCATGTTCTAATGAGGCATGCAGCACATCAATCCAAAGCTGACCACCTCCCACATCagcataataataattattattaacacTTGAATTAAAAGTGTTAACAATAATCCCAGAGGCATGAGAAGGGAGGTGATTTTTCAAGGACATCATGTCCACCACAACCCCATTTGGAGCCATGGCTTGTCCCATGGTGGAATGGCCATGGCCTCTAGCAGCTATGCTGAAAGGGGTGGAAATAAGGTTTGAGAATTTGATCAAGCTTGAAATTTCATCAATGGAGGTTGGGTACAAAACAGCTGCTGGGTTTTCTCTCAGAATGTGGCCATAATCGCTAGAAGCTAATCTAATGGACTCAGGATCATCACGAAGACTGTACCCGATGGTTGAGATCAGACGGCTCAAAATGAAGAATATGACTATCAAAAGTGTTGGGGTTGGAAACTTCTCacccattttgttttttttggagagagagagagagagagagagagagagagagagagagaaggaacaGAAGGAAGTGCTTGTTGGTGTTTGAGATGAAGGGGGAAGATGTGtgcatatatgtttatataggGAAATGAAGCTGCATGAGAACCAACCAGAGTGGAAACCTCGAAACGACGTCGTGTTTGTGGCCTAACttgttgtattatcctttTCAAAGATACGCAAGGACGAGGCCTTGGATTtgattattctttttcttccaacGTCATGAATTACTCGTGTGAgataggaaaaggaaaaggaaaagaaaagaaaaagggttttACTACTTGTTACCCGTTCTGTATGCGTTTTTGGTATGAGTCTTTCGTATGCGTTTTTTGTATGCGTTAGAAATCATGATGTTCGATGAAGATTCCTTGGCACCCACAGATTTCTAACTCCATTAATCTTGTGGGCCATTTGGAGGGTTCAGATTTCTTCATGTGTGGGCCAATATGAAGACCAAACTCGATGCGTTTCGGCCGTTGGATTCTTATCTTAGGTCAAGCAATGTCAAGTTTGGTCAATTTTTCTagttatttgtttatttagaaggtctctgttttttttgtttttttattatttaagcATGGATGGCTGTCAAATTTGAGAATCATCAAAAGGATCTAGTTTGAGATTTTCCCTTCAGGGTTTAGAGTGGAGAGAGTTTCACGAGTTAAGCCAATCGTTAGATTATATTGAGATTCATGGATTTAATATGTCACCAAAAAAATGTGGGAGACAAAATCGCTAACTTTCTTCCATGTAAGATTTGTTTGTGTGTATCTAGAGCTACAAGTGATGGGTAAAAGTCAAATACGGCTATAATTATAAGCAGCCATGGTCTTTCTGTTTGTGTTTCAATGGCATAATTACATACATGTACTCTCACAAGAGAACAAAGCCAATCCAAAAACGTTTTCGTAAAGCAGCTTCAATTTTTAACCGTGCTTATAATAACTTGGCATAATAAAATGCGCATAAAATAAGTTCCACTTCTATAACATATGTGAGTCGGAACATTActgtattacaaaattaactCACTattgtagtggtttggagcaatTGTTTCTTCAAAAAGGGTCTTGGATTCGAGTCCTGGCATCCGTACAGTGCGTGTAAGAGTTTAGTGTGTTATCTCTCatctcaataaaaaatatccgaataaaaaaaataagaaaatttgcaGCGTCTTGCATGCATTCATTGAAAAAATAGCAAGAAAACAACTGCATGCCATGCACACCTGAGAATCTAGTGTATGAATTCACCAAAACTTGGCTCTGCCTGTATACTTCaagtttaaaaattaaaattgatgcTTCGCAAcagaaacatatatatatatatatatatacacattattatatataaaagaatgaACCATatagtaatttattaatattctatatatattgtacTTGGACAGTTGTTCTTTGGTCAGGTTGTACACTTACAACGTCATGgaacttatatatatagccaAAGATATGGCCATGTCGCAAGCAAAGATTTTGATTGGAATAATAATGTATGTTGGACTATAACAAATATACTCATTCAAATTCAACAGATAAATCTTTGACCTATAGATCTCACAGGTAGGAGGAGCTATCGGATGGCAAGAccttccaccatattttgGTCCATATGCATATGACCCATGCATTCATATTTTatcaatatataatatatttcacGTATGCGGATGTCCGGATGTTATTATCGTGTGAATGTCGTtgtaaataaagagaaaaacatgAAGGAGTAGTAGAAAATGCACGACGTCCTcatctatatatgtatatattatagttGAATATGTAATGTTGAACATATCCCTAATTAAGATaactaaaatataattaatgttATTAAATCACTAACTACATTTAGCGAATAGGATGTGTACATATAAGTTGATAGGTTGTCAAGTTAATTAGGTTACTGTAGTGAgggataaaaaatatataaaatcaacAAACTTCATGAAAACAACTAAGCATACATTCCCACATGCATAAACAGTGATAGTTAGGTCTTCTACCTAACAAAGGGGACGATATATATtggggaaaaaagaagaagaaaaaggcagAAAGGGTTGGCTGTATTattatattcttcttttttggagcCTATAGCCTCTAGGCGAAAATATGTTATATAAAACCAAGAAAATGCCGAAATAATGATATTTTGGGCATTTTAAGAATTCATATGCAACTTTTAAAGATCTAATGGGGGATCTAAAACTTAGAATCTCAATTAAC
Proteins encoded in this region:
- the LOC18770925 gene encoding cytokinin dehydrogenase 3, which translates into the protein MGEKFPTPTLLIVIFFILSRLISTIGYSLRDDPESIRLASSDYGHILRENPAAVLYPTSIDEISSLIKFSNLISTPFSIAARGHGHSTMGQAMAPNGVVVDMMSLKNHLPSHASGIIVNTFNSSVNNNYYYADVGGGQLWIDVLHASLEHGLAPVAWTDYLYLTVGGTLSNAGISGSAFRFGPQISNVYEMDVVTGQGDFVTCSPQNNSDLFFGVLGGLGQFGIITRARIALEPAPKRVKWVRMLYNDFSAYARDQERLISVNGRKQSNALDYLEGSLLINQGSPNNWRSSFFPQSTYSRIISLVTKHGIIYSLEVAKYYDQHTETAVDKELELLLKGLSFLPGFVFEKDVAYVEFLNRVKSGEEKLQSQGQWDVPHPWLNLFVPKSRISDFDAGVLKGIVLKRNITTAPVLLYPMNRTKWDDRMSAVVPEEEVFYTVGFLHSSGFDEWEALEEQNKEILKFCASVGIEIKQYLPYYKTQQGWMNHFGSKWKTFQKRKALFDPKKILSPGQRIFNK